A region from the bacterium genome encodes:
- a CDS encoding NifU family protein: MFDEVKKALEEIRPILQADGGDVELIGVSDGVVRLKLIGACSGCAMAKMTLKMGIERKLREKVPQIKGVEEV; this comes from the coding sequence ATGTTTGACGAGGTAAAAAAAGCCCTGGAAGAAATTCGCCCCATATTGCAGGCCGATGGAGGGGATGTGGAACTGATAGGGGTTTCCGATGGTGTGGTCAGGCTGAAGCTGATCGGGGCCTGCTCCGGATGCGCCATGGCTAAAATGACCCTGAAGATGGGTATCGAGAGAAAATTGAGAGAAAAGGTGCCTCAGATCAAGGGAGTGGAAGAGGTATAG
- the speE gene encoding polyamine aminopropyltransferase, translated as MELWYTEKHTENTGITIKVTDCLFQGRTRYQDIAILQTPHYGKILLLDGLVMVTERDEFVYHEMIAHVPLLSHPDPRKILIIGGGDGGTVREALKHPGVEHIDLVEIDEMVIEKCKEYFPGLSQGLLSSPKVTIHVADGIQFVKDSRPEYDVIIIDSTDPIGPGEGLFTESFYRDISHALREDGIMAAQSESPFLHEKIIRPMHQKLRHVFPVSRMYLAFIPTYPAGCWSFAWCSKGTDNSEHPDGERYEKLQPRPRYYNPQIHRASFSLPNFIREMLPNGSSL; from the coding sequence ATGGAACTTTGGTATACGGAAAAACATACCGAGAATACCGGAATTACAATTAAGGTTACCGACTGCCTGTTTCAGGGAAGAACCAGATATCAGGACATCGCGATTCTTCAGACACCGCACTACGGGAAAATCCTCCTGCTGGATGGTCTGGTCATGGTAACCGAGCGGGATGAATTTGTCTACCATGAGATGATCGCTCATGTTCCCCTGCTTTCTCATCCCGACCCCCGGAAGATTCTGATTATCGGAGGGGGCGATGGGGGAACTGTCCGCGAAGCCCTGAAGCACCCCGGTGTTGAGCACATTGACCTGGTTGAAATCGACGAAATGGTTATTGAAAAATGTAAGGAGTATTTCCCTGGCCTCAGCCAGGGATTATTAAGTTCCCCGAAGGTTACCATTCATGTAGCCGATGGGATACAATTCGTTAAAGATTCCCGGCCCGAGTATGACGTGATTATCATTGACTCGACCGACCCTATCGGTCCGGGAGAGGGTCTCTTTACCGAGTCTTTCTATCGGGATATTTCTCATGCACTCCGGGAGGACGGTATTATGGCAGCCCAGTCGGAATCACCGTTCCTGCATGAGAAGATAATCCGCCCCATGCATCAGAAACTCAGGCATGTCTTCCCGGTTTCCAGAATGTACCTGGCCTTTATCCCTACCTACCCGGCCGGTTGCTGGAGCTTTGCCTGGTGTTCGAAGGGGACCGATAACAGCGAGCACCCCGATGGAGAGCGGTATGAGAAGCTCCAGCCCAGACCCAGGTATTATAATCCGCAGATTCACCGCGCATCCTTCAGCCTGCCGAATTTCATAAGGGAAATGCTGCCGAATGGAAGCTCGCTTTAA
- a CDS encoding arginine decarboxylase, pyruvoyl-dependent, whose protein sequence is MIIKTPTKYFFVAGASEGYTPLNAFDGALLDAGIGNLNLVKMSSIVPPRCVKIPPCSIPAGSLVPVAYASISSDMQDEFISAAVAAAFPADPDYPGLIMEYSAQGRKHDIEIIVRHMAEQGMKLRRQDIREIQSISIEYQVKKIGAAFAAVVLWD, encoded by the coding sequence ATGATCATTAAAACACCGACCAAATATTTTTTCGTTGCCGGAGCATCTGAAGGATATACTCCCCTGAATGCCTTTGACGGTGCTCTCCTGGACGCCGGTATCGGGAATCTGAACCTGGTGAAAATGAGCAGCATCGTTCCTCCAAGGTGCGTGAAGATTCCCCCCTGTTCCATTCCGGCTGGCTCACTCGTCCCCGTGGCCTATGCCTCGATCAGCAGCGATATGCAGGATGAGTTTATCTCCGCTGCTGTAGCTGCCGCTTTCCCTGCCGACCCGGATTATCCCGGCCTGATCATGGAGTACTCCGCTCAAGGGAGGAAGCATGATATTGAAATCATTGTCCGGCATATGGCTGAGCAGGGAATGAAGCTTCGGCGGCAGGACATCAGAGAAATCCAGAGTATTTCCATTGAATATCAGGTTAAAAAGATCGGGGCTGCGTTTGCCGCAGTAGTCTTATGGGATTGA
- a CDS encoding 2,3-bisphosphoglycerate-independent phosphoglycerate mutase — translation MSKDLIKDLAITSNSKIVLIVFDGLGGLPRNAGEKTELETAYTPNLDALAARSICGLMDPIAPGITPGSGPAHLGLFGYDPVQYEIGRGILSALGVDFDLQPSDVAARANFAQIDARGNVIDRRAGRISTDKNRELCGLLSQIKVPGVEIFIRTEKEHRAAIVFRGQGLSGRLSDTDPQKVGVPPLKVEPLAEEARKTADIVNQFVDQAKELLSREERANMLLLRGFDKYEALPSYAQRYRLNAAAIANYPMYRGVARLLGMTILPTGDTIQSEFETLASHFQDFDFFFLHIKKTDSMGEDGNFEGKVKIIEEADRSFPTLLNLQPDVVVVTGDHSTPAVLKAHSWHPNPVLLFSKYCRPDQVRAFSESDCLHGGLGRFEAVHLMTLMMANALKLNKYGA, via the coding sequence ATGAGTAAGGATCTTATAAAGGATTTGGCTATCACATCCAATTCCAAAATCGTTCTGATTGTCTTTGACGGGTTGGGAGGATTGCCCCGGAACGCCGGAGAAAAGACGGAGCTTGAAACAGCCTATACACCTAATCTTGACGCTCTGGCTGCCCGGTCAATCTGTGGTCTTATGGATCCCATTGCGCCGGGCATAACACCAGGCAGCGGGCCGGCCCATCTGGGGCTGTTCGGGTATGATCCGGTCCAGTATGAGATTGGCCGGGGCATTCTGTCAGCCCTTGGTGTGGACTTTGATCTTCAGCCAAGTGACGTGGCGGCACGGGCAAATTTTGCCCAGATCGATGCCCGCGGCAATGTGATTGACCGCAGGGCAGGGAGAATTTCGACTGACAAGAACCGGGAGCTGTGCGGCCTTCTCTCCCAGATCAAGGTTCCGGGAGTTGAAATTTTCATCCGGACAGAAAAAGAGCACCGGGCGGCTATCGTTTTCCGGGGCCAGGGCTTATCGGGTCGCCTGAGTGACACGGATCCGCAAAAGGTTGGCGTTCCTCCACTCAAAGTGGAACCCCTGGCCGAAGAGGCCCGCAAGACCGCTGACATTGTTAATCAGTTTGTGGATCAGGCAAAAGAGTTGCTTTCCCGCGAGGAGCGGGCCAATATGCTTCTTTTGCGGGGTTTTGACAAATACGAGGCCCTGCCAAGCTATGCACAGCGCTACCGGCTGAATGCGGCGGCCATTGCCAACTATCCCATGTATCGGGGAGTGGCCCGGTTACTCGGCATGACCATTTTGCCCACCGGAGATACAATTCAGAGCGAATTCGAAACCCTGGCCAGTCATTTTCAGGACTTCGATTTCTTTTTCCTGCACATCAAAAAGACGGACAGCATGGGTGAGGATGGAAATTTCGAGGGGAAGGTCAAGATCATCGAAGAGGCTGACCGATCATTTCCCACGCTGCTGAATCTGCAGCCTGATGTCGTAGTCGTGACCGGGGATCATTCGACTCCGGCAGTGCTGAAGGCTCACAGTTGGCATCCGAATCCGGTATTGCTCTTTTCGAAGTATTGCCGGCCAGACCAGGTAAGGGCCTTTTCCGAATCCGACTGCCTGCATGGCGGCCTTGGGCGATTTGAGGCTGTACATCTCATGACCCTGATGATGGCCAATGCCCTGAAGCTGAATAAATATGGGGCCTGA
- the speD gene encoding adenosylmethionine decarboxylase, giving the protein MIALGRQILAEYYDCDHSILNSCNLIQKYMESAAEACNATIVKSVFHLFNPHGISGVVVIAESHLAIHTWPEYGYAAVDIFTCGDTVDPWKAFEFLKTKLKASYATTMEMKRGQLDLPNQHLPYKPLVETLNSSGNKQG; this is encoded by the coding sequence ATGATAGCGCTAGGCCGCCAAATACTTGCTGAATACTATGACTGTGATCATAGCATATTGAATAGCTGTAACCTTATTCAGAAATACATGGAAAGCGCTGCCGAGGCTTGCAACGCCACCATCGTGAAAAGTGTGTTTCATTTATTTAATCCGCATGGAATCAGCGGAGTAGTCGTTATTGCCGAGTCGCATCTGGCCATTCATACCTGGCCGGAGTATGGCTATGCAGCGGTTGATATATTCACCTGCGGCGATACGGTAGATCCATGGAAAGCCTTTGAATTTTTGAAAACGAAGCTCAAAGCTTCCTATGCTACTACAATGGAAATGAAAAGAGGACAGCTCGATTTACCCAATCAGCATCTCCCTTACAAGCCATTGGTAGAAACCCTTAATTCATCTGGCAATAAGCAAGGTTAG
- the rplU gene encoding 50S ribosomal protein L21 codes for MYAVIETGGKQYKISPGDTIAVEKLDGENGTQVEFDQVHLIADNEKIWCGQGVKGARVRGTIMGEKKGKKVIAFKYKRRKSSRKKIGHRQHYTSIRVDEILPAAV; via the coding sequence ATGTATGCAGTGATTGAGACAGGGGGGAAACAATATAAAATTTCCCCGGGCGATACTATCGCCGTTGAAAAACTTGACGGAGAAAATGGCACCCAGGTAGAGTTCGATCAGGTGCATCTGATTGCCGACAATGAGAAAATCTGGTGCGGGCAGGGAGTAAAAGGTGCCAGGGTGCGGGGGACGATCATGGGCGAGAAAAAAGGGAAAAAAGTGATCGCCTTCAAGTATAAAAGAAGGAAAAGTTCCCGGAAAAAAATCGGACACCGGCAGCATTATACCAGCATCCGGGTGGATGAGATTCTGCCTGCGGCGGTTTAG
- the obgE gene encoding GTPase ObgE, with the protein MFIDEALIRVKAGDGGNGCVSFRREKYVPKGGPDGGDGGDGGSVILKATPSVRTLLGLRHRALFRAEHGAAGSGSKKSGKRGDDLIITVPVGTVVRDAQTGEVLGDLKAPGDFLEVARGGRKGRGNARFATSTNQAPRHAEKGTPGEERQLNLELKLIADVGLIGLPNAGKSTLISKVSAAKPRIADYPFTTLHPNLGMVMTEGYQSFCMADIPGLIQGAHQGIGLGDRFLRHIERSRLLVHLIDVSRSTGPDPIEAFHTVFEEMRLYSQALVQKKQIVAANKIDDVDEEKLQALEYFCRDAGYPFVKISAATGENTGALIQIVQRMLAELDEEKSGQTDDDGGR; encoded by the coding sequence ATGTTTATTGATGAGGCCCTAATCCGTGTAAAGGCAGGAGATGGCGGAAACGGCTGTGTAAGTTTCCGGAGAGAAAAATATGTCCCGAAAGGAGGGCCGGACGGCGGCGATGGAGGGGATGGCGGAAGTGTCATTCTCAAAGCCACGCCGTCGGTCAGGACTCTGCTTGGCCTGCGCCATCGGGCCCTGTTCAGGGCCGAACACGGAGCTGCCGGAAGCGGAAGTAAAAAATCCGGCAAACGGGGAGATGACCTTATCATCACTGTCCCCGTGGGCACGGTGGTCAGGGATGCGCAAACCGGCGAGGTTCTGGGCGACCTGAAAGCTCCAGGGGATTTTCTGGAAGTTGCCCGTGGCGGCCGTAAGGGGCGCGGTAATGCACGGTTTGCGACCTCGACTAACCAGGCACCCCGCCATGCAGAAAAAGGGACTCCCGGTGAAGAGCGTCAACTCAACCTCGAGCTGAAACTTATCGCGGATGTCGGACTGATCGGTCTGCCCAATGCCGGAAAGTCCACCCTCATATCAAAAGTTTCCGCAGCCAAACCCCGAATTGCCGACTATCCCTTCACCACTCTTCACCCCAATCTCGGCATGGTGATGACCGAGGGTTATCAGAGCTTTTGCATGGCCGATATTCCAGGGCTGATTCAGGGAGCACATCAGGGTATCGGGCTGGGAGACCGCTTTTTGCGGCATATCGAACGAAGCCGCCTCCTTGTGCATCTGATCGATGTATCCCGAAGCACCGGCCCTGATCCGATCGAAGCATTCCATACGGTTTTTGAGGAAATGAGGCTCTACAGCCAGGCTCTGGTTCAAAAAAAACAAATCGTTGCAGCTAACAAGATTGACGATGTGGATGAGGAAAAATTGCAGGCACTGGAATACTTCTGCCGGGATGCGGGATATCCTTTCGTGAAAATTTCGGCGGCCACGGGTGAAAACACCGGGGCTTTGATTCAGATCGTTCAGCGGATGCTTGCCGAGCTTGATGAGGAAAAATCCGGGCAGACGGATGATGATGGGGGAAGGTGA
- a CDS encoding Rne/Rng family ribonuclease, protein MKEIIINANPYEKRVALLENRLLTEIYIERRRSKRINGNIYKGRVARVLPGMQAAFVDIGIGRDAFLYVVDVTDPSLDYDKVMLPDDVDALDTAEDIIEEKSPSHYNGAAIEDLLKEGQEVLVQVSKEPLGTKGARVTTNITLPGRYLVFMPTVDHIGISRRIEDKTERSRLRDLITRLKKPNVGYIVRTVGEGKDEKHFRADMDYLSKLWENILIKSNSCSAPCLVHRELDILLKTLRDIFNNDVDQLVIDSREEYDRCNEFLESFLPSLTDRVKFYAKPKPIFDEYDIDRQIEDALSPKVWLKSGGYIVIDETEALIAIDVNTGKFVGETSLEETIFKINMEAIQEIVRQVRLRDLGGIIVIDFIDMESEENRSRVLQALEEELKRDRMRTKVLQLTELGLVEMTRKRIKQSLSNILTTPCPYCKGTGRVKSVLTICRTIQREIDRLAPSCKGDEILIKAHPSIAAFFYKQEDALLEYLEGKYNKRITVRSDPELHYEQYDIVVL, encoded by the coding sequence TTGAAAGAGATTATTATAAATGCTAATCCTTACGAAAAACGAGTCGCTTTACTGGAGAACCGCCTCTTAACGGAAATTTATATTGAACGACGAAGAAGCAAAAGGATAAATGGTAATATCTATAAGGGAAGAGTAGCCCGGGTTCTACCCGGAATGCAGGCGGCTTTCGTTGATATTGGCATTGGACGGGATGCTTTTTTATATGTAGTGGATGTTACCGATCCATCACTGGACTATGATAAGGTCATGCTGCCTGACGATGTCGATGCCCTTGACACTGCCGAAGATATCATCGAAGAAAAAAGCCCTTCTCACTACAACGGCGCAGCCATTGAAGATTTGCTGAAAGAGGGGCAGGAGGTGCTGGTCCAGGTTTCCAAGGAGCCTCTGGGAACAAAGGGAGCACGGGTTACAACCAATATTACCCTTCCCGGCCGGTATCTGGTGTTTATGCCGACCGTGGACCATATCGGGATTTCCCGGAGGATTGAGGATAAAACCGAGCGGTCCAGGCTGCGGGATTTAATTACCCGGCTGAAAAAGCCCAATGTCGGCTATATTGTCCGGACCGTAGGTGAAGGAAAAGATGAAAAGCACTTCCGGGCTGACATGGATTATTTATCGAAGCTCTGGGAAAATATCCTTATTAAAAGCAATAGCTGCTCCGCTCCCTGCCTGGTTCACCGGGAATTGGATATCCTGCTGAAGACCTTACGCGATATTTTCAATAATGACGTTGACCAGTTGGTTATCGACTCCCGAGAAGAATATGACCGGTGCAACGAATTCCTCGAATCATTTCTTCCCAGTCTGACTGACCGGGTTAAATTCTATGCCAAGCCGAAGCCCATCTTTGATGAATACGATATCGACCGCCAGATCGAGGATGCCCTCTCGCCAAAAGTCTGGCTCAAATCCGGCGGGTACATCGTTATTGACGAGACCGAGGCATTGATTGCCATTGATGTCAATACCGGAAAGTTTGTCGGTGAAACGAGCCTTGAGGAAACCATCTTCAAGATCAATATGGAGGCCATTCAGGAAATCGTCCGCCAGGTGCGGCTCAGAGATCTGGGGGGAATTATTGTTATCGATTTCATCGACATGGAAAGTGAGGAAAACCGCTCCAGAGTCCTTCAGGCCCTGGAAGAGGAATTGAAGCGCGACCGCATGCGAACCAAGGTCCTTCAACTGACCGAACTGGGACTGGTTGAAATGACCCGCAAAAGAATCAAGCAGAGCCTGTCGAACATCCTCACTACCCCCTGCCCCTATTGCAAGGGAACCGGGCGGGTAAAATCGGTTCTCACCATCTGCCGGACCATCCAGCGGGAAATCGACCGGCTGGCACCATCCTGTAAAGGAGATGAAATTCTCATTAAAGCCCATCCCAGCATCGCCGCTTTCTTCTATAAGCAGGAGGATGCCCTCCTGGAATATCTGGAAGGAAAATATAACAAACGGATTACCGTGCGGAGTGATCCGGAACTTCATTATGAACAGTATGACATCGTTGTCTTGTAA
- the rpmA gene encoding 50S ribosomal protein L27, whose amino-acid sequence MAHKKSGGSSVNGRDSASKRLGVKRFSGQKVSAGSILVRQRGTRIYPGHNVGRGGDDTLFALIDGVVQFERKGKTRRQVSIYA is encoded by the coding sequence ATGGCTCATAAAAAGTCCGGAGGAAGCTCTGTTAACGGAAGGGACAGTGCCAGTAAACGGCTGGGAGTAAAGAGGTTCAGCGGACAGAAGGTGTCCGCCGGAAGTATCCTGGTGAGGCAGCGGGGGACAAGGATCTATCCTGGCCACAATGTTGGCCGCGGTGGAGATGACACTCTGTTCGCCCTGATTGACGGGGTCGTTCAATTTGAACGAAAAGGCAAAACCAGAAGACAAGTCAGTATCTATGCCTGA
- a CDS encoding 23S rRNA (pseudouridine(1915)-N(3))-methyltransferase RlmH — MVILHLGMRIKVICIGKTEESYLREGIQKFLKRISFFVNAEIIELRPEKNRDLAEKIKKISKGYKILLDVGGKELSSEEFAALIQDGMNRGYPEIDFLVGGPSGFPLPSEAVADLSISLSRCTFTHQMIRLLLLEQIYRAFTILKGHPYHK, encoded by the coding sequence GTGGTTATCCTTCACCTTGGGATGCGGATCAAGGTCATTTGTATTGGAAAAACCGAAGAGTCCTACCTTCGGGAGGGAATTCAGAAGTTCCTGAAAAGAATTTCTTTTTTCGTCAATGCAGAAATAATTGAATTAAGGCCGGAGAAAAACCGGGATCTTGCCGAAAAGATAAAGAAGATTTCCAAGGGGTATAAAATTCTGCTGGATGTCGGAGGCAAGGAGCTCAGCTCGGAAGAGTTTGCAGCTCTGATCCAGGATGGAATGAATCGAGGATATCCTGAAATCGATTTCCTGGTAGGAGGGCCTTCCGGATTTCCTCTTCCGTCAGAAGCGGTGGCCGATCTGTCAATCTCTCTGTCACGCTGCACTTTCACTCATCAAATGATCCGATTACTCCTGCTCGAACAGATATACCGGGCCTTCACTATTCTGAAAGGGCATCCCTATCATAAATAA
- the rsfS gene encoding ribosome silencing factor has protein sequence MHRPSAEEKALQGSRAALEKKASDLVAFDLRGISDMADFFLICTGTTDRHVRAIADAIEEALLQIGVRMDHREGYLESTWILLDYGDLVVHIFTEEKRRYYDLERLWGDAPRLDLSVKPQPPWMPKLN, from the coding sequence ATGCACCGTCCCAGTGCTGAAGAAAAGGCATTACAGGGGAGCCGGGCGGCACTTGAAAAGAAAGCTTCAGACCTCGTGGCCTTCGATCTGCGGGGAATCTCCGACATGGCCGATTTTTTTCTCATTTGTACCGGAACAACCGACAGGCACGTGAGGGCCATCGCCGATGCCATCGAGGAGGCTCTGTTGCAGATCGGCGTCAGAATGGACCATCGGGAAGGGTACCTGGAGTCAACGTGGATTCTTCTGGATTATGGAGACCTGGTGGTTCACATCTTCACCGAAGAAAAAAGGCGCTACTACGATCTTGAGCGCCTGTGGGGAGATGCACCCAGACTGGACCTGTCCGTGAAGCCCCAACCTCCCTGGATGCCCAAGCTTAATTGA
- a CDS encoding glutamate-5-semialdehyde dehydrogenase, translated as MDIKQAVLAQARLARQSARKLATLSSSVKDQALLLMAARIEGQMEDILSANRKDVEAGEQKGLSRAMIDRLTLTPARIAAMARGLREIAAQPDPVGAVDRMWKRPNGLEIGRLRVPIGVIAIIYEARPNVTSDAAGLCLKAGNAVILRGGSEAIHSNLAIGEIIGQALVQSGLPKESVQLISLTDRQAVLELLTLDDYIDVVIPRGGETLIRTVVENSTVPVIKHYKGVCHTYVDDQADLAMASRIVMNAKVQRPGVCNAMETLLVHRDIAAQFLPPMIAELRQAGVEIRGCPKTKLLVPDVIPATEDDWYTEYLDLILAVRVVDDLEAAIDHIAQYGSMHSDAIVTRDYSRARKFLHEVDSAAVYVNASTRFTDGGEFGLGAEIGISTQKLHSRGPMGAEDLTTTKYIIFGDGQIRE; from the coding sequence ATGGACATCAAGCAGGCAGTCTTAGCCCAGGCCAGGCTGGCCAGACAGTCAGCCCGGAAGCTGGCCACGCTGTCTTCGTCGGTTAAGGATCAGGCACTGTTATTAATGGCTGCCAGGATCGAGGGGCAGATGGAGGATATTCTGAGTGCAAACCGCAAGGATGTCGAGGCGGGAGAGCAGAAAGGGCTTTCCAGAGCCATGATTGACCGGCTGACCCTGACCCCTGCACGAATTGCGGCTATGGCCAGGGGCCTGCGTGAGATCGCCGCTCAACCGGACCCGGTCGGTGCGGTTGACCGGATGTGGAAGCGGCCGAACGGGCTTGAAATCGGGCGGCTTCGGGTTCCCATCGGGGTGATTGCCATTATTTACGAGGCCCGGCCCAATGTGACCTCCGATGCGGCAGGACTCTGTCTGAAGGCTGGCAACGCGGTAATTCTGCGGGGCGGATCGGAGGCCATTCATTCCAATCTGGCCATTGGCGAAATCATCGGCCAGGCGCTCGTGCAGTCAGGTCTTCCCAAAGAAAGCGTTCAGTTGATATCGCTCACTGACCGGCAGGCTGTCCTGGAGCTTTTGACGCTCGATGATTATATCGATGTGGTCATCCCCCGCGGAGGGGAAACCCTGATCAGGACCGTTGTCGAAAACTCAACGGTTCCGGTTATCAAACACTATAAGGGGGTATGCCATACCTATGTTGATGATCAGGCAGATCTTGCCATGGCCAGCCGGATTGTCATGAATGCCAAGGTGCAGCGACCGGGTGTGTGCAACGCCATGGAAACCCTGCTGGTGCACAGAGATATAGCCGCCCAATTCCTGCCGCCGATGATCGCCGAGCTTCGCCAGGCGGGGGTCGAGATTCGCGGCTGTCCAAAGACAAAGCTTCTTGTTCCCGATGTGATTCCGGCTACCGAAGATGACTGGTATACCGAGTATCTGGACCTGATTCTCGCTGTCCGGGTGGTGGATGACCTGGAGGCGGCGATCGATCACATCGCCCAGTATGGATCCATGCACTCGGATGCCATTGTTACCCGGGATTACAGCCGGGCGCGGAAGTTTTTGCACGAGGTTGATTCGGCAGCCGTTTATGTCAACGCTTCAACCCGGTTTACCGATGGTGGAGAATTCGGCCTTGGTGCCGAGATCGGTATCAGCACGCAGAAGCTCCATTCCAGGGGGCCAATGGGAGCGGAAGACCTGACCACCACCAAATACATCATCTTCGGTGACGGCCAGATTCGCGAGTAA
- the nadD gene encoding nicotinate-nucleotide adenylyltransferase, with the protein MLKFALYGGTFNPVHYGHLTIAEEIRQRFQLDRIYFIPSALPPHKSTERVASPFDRLVMVTLATISNPAFFASSVEIDRGGKSYSIETVQQFRQQFGQEAQIYFLMGLDAFWEISSWKNFGDLLTSCKLIVTSRPGLDLQAAVKNLPKILVNRDRGLRFSLWEMKAPREITPVVDTGEELFFVEVTGIGISSTMVRNRASRGQSLRYLVPQAVEDYIRKHSLYNYSKGE; encoded by the coding sequence GTGCTGAAATTTGCCCTCTACGGGGGAACTTTTAATCCTGTGCATTATGGTCATCTGACTATTGCGGAAGAGATCCGGCAGCGGTTCCAGCTTGACCGGATATACTTCATCCCCTCGGCTCTTCCGCCCCATAAGAGCACCGAGCGGGTTGCTTCCCCGTTTGACCGCCTGGTGATGGTGACTCTGGCTACGATATCAAACCCCGCTTTTTTTGCTTCCTCCGTAGAGATAGACCGGGGGGGGAAATCGTACTCCATTGAAACGGTGCAGCAATTTCGGCAGCAGTTTGGTCAGGAAGCGCAGATTTACTTCCTCATGGGCCTCGATGCCTTCTGGGAAATTTCGAGCTGGAAAAATTTCGGCGACCTCCTGACATCCTGCAAACTGATCGTTACCAGCCGACCGGGCCTTGATCTGCAAGCTGCGGTGAAAAATTTACCGAAGATTCTGGTAAACCGGGATCGAGGGTTACGCTTTTCTCTCTGGGAGATGAAAGCTCCACGGGAGATAACACCGGTGGTGGATACCGGAGAAGAGCTTTTTTTTGTTGAGGTTACCGGAATCGGTATCTCATCCACCATGGTCCGCAATCGGGCGTCTCGGGGTCAGTCTTTACGCTATCTGGTCCCTCAGGCGGTGGAGGACTATATCAGGAAACACAGCCTTTATAATTACAGCAAAGGAGAGTAA
- the proB gene encoding glutamate 5-kinase: MDTDQEQLERKRKILENARRIVVKVGSAVLAENGFALNRQAVADLAGEISALTQNSHEVVLVSSGAVLAGMERLGMKTRPRVIPHKQAIAAIGQSSLMRAYEECFGENNRTVAQILLTTDDINHRQRYLNARNTIFTLFRYGVIPIVNENDTVVTNEIKFGDNDRLSGLVASLIGADLLIILSHVEGLYTSDPTEQPAGELIPFVEKVTEKIRGLARGKTSFIGTGGMQTKILTAYEAAKSGIATWIVNGKSPHILSRILQHPDRKIGTFFFPEKDKLASRKIWIGYALRPKGKVVVDDGARHKLIVEKKSLLSSGIVQIEGTFGAGDLVQCVGLDGREFARGLVNYNCEELQTIKGKKTGEIENLLGYKYYDEVIHRDDLVIL, encoded by the coding sequence ATGGACACAGATCAGGAGCAACTTGAGCGCAAGCGGAAAATTCTGGAAAATGCCAGGCGGATCGTCGTCAAGGTGGGCAGTGCGGTTCTGGCTGAAAATGGTTTTGCCTTAAATCGCCAGGCTGTTGCCGACCTGGCCGGTGAAATTTCGGCCCTCACGCAGAATTCTCACGAGGTAGTCCTGGTTTCCTCCGGAGCCGTTCTGGCCGGGATGGAGCGGCTCGGCATGAAAACCCGGCCGCGGGTTATCCCCCACAAGCAGGCCATTGCGGCCATCGGGCAAAGCTCTCTGATGCGGGCCTACGAAGAGTGCTTTGGGGAAAACAACCGCACCGTGGCCCAGATTCTGCTGACTACCGATGATATCAACCACCGGCAAAGGTACCTGAATGCCCGGAATACGATTTTCACCCTGTTCCGCTATGGAGTAATCCCCATCGTCAACGAGAATGACACCGTAGTGACCAATGAGATAAAATTCGGTGACAATGACCGGTTGTCCGGTCTGGTTGCAAGCCTGATCGGTGCGGACCTGTTGATTATCCTCTCCCACGTCGAAGGGCTCTACACCAGTGATCCGACAGAGCAGCCTGCCGGCGAGCTTATTCCTTTCGTGGAGAAAGTCACCGAGAAAATCAGGGGGCTGGCCAGAGGCAAAACCTCGTTCATCGGCACCGGCGGCATGCAGACGAAAATTCTCACGGCATATGAGGCGGCCAAATCCGGCATCGCCACCTGGATAGTCAATGGCAAGTCTCCGCATATCCTTTCCCGGATTTTGCAGCACCCCGACCGGAAAATCGGAACCTTTTTCTTCCCGGAAAAAGATAAACTGGCCAGCCGAAAAATCTGGATCGGCTATGCCCTGCGGCCCAAGGGAAAAGTGGTGGTCGATGATGGAGCCCGGCATAAGCTGATCGTCGAGAAGAAGAGCCTTTTATCGAGCGGAATCGTGCAGATCGAAGGGACTTTCGGAGCTGGAGATCTGGTGCAGTGCGTGGGGCTCGATGGCCGGGAATTTGCCCGTGGGCTGGTAAATTACAACTGTGAGGAGCTGCAAACCATCAAGGGGAAAAAAACCGGGGAAATCGAAAACCTTCTCGGCTATAAGTATTACGATGAAGTGATTCACCGGGATGATCTGGTAATTCTTTAG